Genomic segment of Streptomyces sp. NA02950:
GTACATCTCGTTGCCGGAGTCCCAGAGCGCCGAGATGCCCGGACACAGCCGTTCCAGCCCGCTCAGGCTTCGATCGAGGTGCTGGAACGCCGAGTAGGCGCCGAGTTCGCACCAGTCGGACATCCCGGCGGAACCGGCCGCGACACCGCAGACATCCGCGGCGTACCGCGCGTCCTCGCGGGCCTCCCGCACCCGTTCGAGGCAGTCGACGCCACTGCGCGTGCCGACGATGTGCTCGCGGGCGCTCCGCCGCAGAGCGCCGAGGACGGACTCGCGCTGTGTCCCGGAGGCGATCAGCACGAGTTCCACGTCACGTGGGGTGCCACACAGGACGGCTCGGCGCGGGGCGCGGCGGCGCACCTCGCCCGCAAGCCGGCGCAGGTCGGTCAGAGCACTGGGGCCCCCCGCCCTGACCGGGTGCGTCCGGCGGGCGCGGACCACGGCGACCACATACGACGGGGCGTCCTCGATCACGTCCAGCTCGCGGATGCTCTCCGCGGCGCGCTCGTGCACCCGGGGGTCCGGCCGCAGCAGGTTGTCGACCAGCCGTCGCACCCCTTCCATCTCCTGGGAGTCCTGCGCGACACGGTCGCTCAGCAGGCGGCTCGCCTCTTCCGCGTGTGCCAGTGCTACGCCGACCTGGTCCGGGGTGAGGACGGGATCGTCGATGAGCCACAGGGAGCCGAGGTGCAGCCCCTGGTCCAGCAGCGGGATCACCAGCCGGGGCAGCGTGCCCAGCTCGTCGTTGCGCGGGATACGGACCGGTCCACGCGCGCGCTGGACCCCCTGCGCGGTGATGAACGCGCGGATCCTGTGGCTCGTGCGCCGCTGGAGCACCGCGTCGATCCGCGACTGGTCGACCCGTCCCAGCTGGGCGCTGACAGCCAGGAGGCGCAGTGCCGAATCGTCGATGACGACCGACCGTTCCAGGCGCTCGGCGAGTTGCTCGACGATGAACTGCAGGCGATCTTCCACCATCGAACGCTCCTCAACCACCACTCCTACGTCCGTTGAGGCCACGATAGGTGTCGTCGTGTGGCACGCCGAGACGCGGGAGATAACCATCGCGTAACTCGCTCGCCAACTTGGTGAGGGTTTCCCTACCTGATCATTTTCCTGCGAGAACCTGGGGCGCCGAGAAGCGTGTGACTCGTGCCGCTCCTACATCTGTCGATACGGGCGCCGGACAACTCCCGACTTCTGCTGGACGCCGGTGATATTCCCCTCTGACTAGCGTCTCGGGTTGTCACCAGCCCACTCGGAGATGCGGGAGTCTCAGTGACCGCCACCCAGGATTCCGTCCTTGCCCCCACGTTGAGCAGCCGCTATTACACCGACAGTGCTGTCTTCGAGGCAGAGAACCAACACATCTTTGAGCGCCAGTGGTACTACGTCGGCCGCGCCGACGACATCCCGGCCCCTGGCCGTATCTTGCGCCGGCAGGTCGGCCGCGAGTCAGTGATCCTGGTGCGCGGACGCGACCAGGTCGTCCGCGGCTTCCTCAACGTCTGCCGGCACCGCGGCGCCCAGCTCTGCCTCACCGACACCGGTGACGTGGGCAAGGCGATCCGGTGCCCGTACCACGCCTGGACCTACGGCCTGGACGGCAAGCTGCTCGCCGCGCCGAACTGGGAAGCGATGGAGAGCATGGATCGCGAGGAGTACGGACTGCACACCGTGCATGTGGAGCAGTGGGAGGGCCTGCTGTGGGTGAACCTGGCCCCAAGCCCCACCCCGCTCATCGACCAGCTCCGTCCCCAGATCGAGGCCCGGCTCGCCGACTACTCCAAGTTCGAGCGGTACCGCCTCGGCGACCTGAAGGTCGGCGGCCGCGTGGAGTACGAGGTGGTGGCGAACTGGAAGCTGATCTACGAAAACTTCCAGGAGTGCTACCACTGCGGCACGATCCACCCCGAGCTGGTGCGGACCATTCCCGAGTTCCAGTCCCCGGCGATGGGCACCGGAGGCTACGACCCCACCGGTTACGCCATCGCCGGCGACCTGGAGTCCTTCTCGCTGACCGGCCGCACGGTGCTGCCCCGGCTGCCCCACCTGCTGCCCGAGGACGACCGGCTCTACTACGGCATGGTCGTCCGACCCAACTGCTTCATCTCCCTGGTGTCGGACCATGTGATCGTCCACCGCTTCGAGCCGGTCGCGCCTGACCGGACCAGGGCGGTCTGCGAGTGGCTCTTCCCGGCGGATGTGGTCGACTCCGGTGACTACCAGGTGGACGACGCGGTCGCGCTGTTCAGCAAGGTCAACGAGCAGGACTTCGCCGCGGCCGAGTGGTGCCAGCCGAACATGTCCTCCCGGGCGTACCGGGAGGGCGGGGTGCTCGTGCCCAGTGAGCAGACCCAGATCGGCGTCTTCTACCAGTGGTACCTGTCCTCGCTCGGAGACGCGGCGTGAGCGGGACGACGGACAGGCGGCACACCGAGGTGTTCGTCGCATGCGTCGACGACATGGCCGATGGGGACGTGACCGTCGTCGAGCTGGATGTCCGCGTCGCGGTGTTCCGGGTGAACGGCGAGTTCTTCGCGATCGACGACCGCTGCACCCACCAGGAGGCTCACCTCTCGGACGGCTTCGTCGAGGACAGCTGCATGGTCGAGTGCCCGCTGCACGCCTCGTGCTTCGACCTGCGGACAGGCCGCCCGTCGGGTCCCCCGGCGGTGCGCCCCGTCCGGACCCACCCGGTGATCGTACGCAATGGTTCGGTGTTCGTCTCGGCGACGGGGGCGGCGCCATGACCGGTTCGGTCGTCGTCATCGGCGCCTCCCTGGCCGGTGTCAGCACCGCCCGGGCGCTGCGCGGCCACGGGTTCGACGGTGAGATCACAGTGATCGGCGCGGAGGAGCACGAGCCCTACGACCGGCCACCACTGTCCAAGGCACTGCTCGCCGGGCGGGCAGAGGCTGCCGACCTCGCACTGGTCAGTGCTGACGAGGACCTCCGCGTGCGGATGATCCTTGGCCGCCGCGCGACCGGGCTGCGGCCCGGCGACCGGACCGTGCTGCTGGACGACGAGTCATCCGTCACCGCGGACGCGGTGGTCGTCGCGACTGGTGCGCGGCCACGGACCATCCCGCTGCCGTCACCCGGCCGGGGTGTGCATGTCCTGCGGTCCCTGGACGACGCGCGCCGTCTCGCGGCGGACCTCCGGCCCGGCGCCCGACTGGTCGTGATCGGCGGCGGGTTCATCGGCTGCGAGGTCGCCGCGACCAGTCGCGGGCTGGGGCTCGACGTGACGATCGTGGAGGCGGCGCTGAAGCCCCTGGCCGGGGCCCTCGGGCCCGAGGTGGCCGACGGCCTCATGCGGCTGCACCGCGAGCAGGGGATCCGCGTGGAGTGTGGCGTCGGCGTCACGGCGATCCGGGGATCGGACCGACCGACCGGCGTGGTTCTTGGGGACGGGCGTGAGTTGGCAGCCGATGTGGTGCTACTGGCAGTGGGCGCGGTCCCGGAAACCGGCTGGCTGCGCGGGTCCGGCGTGGCGCTGGCCCCGGACGGCTCGGTGGCCTGCGACGCGCAGTGCAGGACCACGGTGCCGTCGGTGTTCGCGGTGGGCGACGTCGCGTCCGCCGAGCACCGGTTCCTGGGCGGCCCCGCGCGGGTCGAGCACTGGTCCAACGCCGTGGAGAACGCGGACGTGGCAGCCGCGGCCCTGCTCGGGCTGCCGGGCGGCATGGTGGGAGACAATCCTCCGTATTTCTGGTCCGATCAGTATAATCACCGCTTGCAGCTTGCGGGGCGCCCTTCCCCGGGAGACACACTGACGCTCGTCGACGGCGAACTGACCGGTGTGGGCTTCGCGGGCAGGTACGAACGCACCACGGCGGCAGGGGTCGTCACGACCGCGGTGGTGGCGCTCGACCGCCCGCGCCCGTTCGCCCACCTCCGCCGCGGCCTCGTTTCACGCTCCGCGGGAAGGCGCGCGAGCTGAGAAGACACTCCACGACAACCACGGCGACCGGCTCCGACATCTGTCGAAACCCGGGGCGCCATCTTTCGACACCGGCACGACGTCGTCGCGGTGCCCGGTTGGGACCATTCTGCGACACCACCACAGCGGCAGCGCCAGACAACCCCGCACAGGCGGGGCGAGTGGAGACATGATGCAGGACAGCACGGAAGCCACGACAACCCTAGGCGCTGTCGTGCCCACGACAGCGCCCGATGTACTCCTCAGCCTGTCGCGGCTGTCCAAGACGTTCCGCCCACACCGGCACGCCGCGGTGCCGGTGCTGCGTGGAGTGGATCTCGAAGTGCGCCGCGGAGAGGCGATCGCCGTGATCGGCCCCAGCGGGTCGGGCAAGAGCACCGCCCTGCGATGTATCAACCTGCTGGAACGGCCGGACGGCGGCTCGATCAGGCTGGACGGAAAGCCCGTCTTCGAGGCCCGCGACACCGGCCCAGCAGTCAGCCCGTCCGTGCGCCAGCTGCGCGATCTGCGACGCAGGGTCGGGATGGTGTTCCAGGGCTTCCACCTGTTCCCCACCATGTCGGTGCTGGCCAACGTGACCATGCCCCAGGTCCGCAGCCTCGGCCGGACCGGTCCCGACGCCGAGCGCCGGTCCCTGGAACTGCTGGAAAAGGTGGGGCTCGCCGACAAGGCACACGCCCGGCCCCAGACCCTCTCCGGCGGACAGCAGCAGCGGGTCGCCATTGCCCGGGCACTGGCGCTCGATCCGGAGATCATGCTGTTCGACGAACCCACCTCGGCCATCGACCCCGAGCTGCGGATCGAGGTTCTCCGGGTGATGCGCGGACTCGCTGCGGCGGGCATGACGATGATCGTCGTCACGCATGAACTTCAGTTCGCGCGACAGGTCGCCGACCGGATCGTCTTCTTCGACGCCGGCAGGATTCTTGAGTGCGGCCCTCCCGAGCAGGTTCTGGACCGGCCGCGGCATGAACGCGTACGCGGTTTCCTGACCGCGGTCAGCGGTGCGCTGGAGGAGGGTACTGAAAATGCTTGAGTTTCTGGCCCAGGGCATCGTCACGACCGTGCAGGTCACGCTGGGCGCCTTCGCCGTCGCCGTGGTGCTCGGAGCCCTGGTCACGGTCGCCCGGCGCAGCCCCGCGAAGGCGGTGCGGATCATCGGCGGCGTCTACGTGGCCGTACTCCGCGGTGTACCGCCGGTCGCCTGGCTGCTGGTGGCGTACTACGGATTCGGCGGGGTGGTCTCCCTGCCTCCGCTCGGGGCCGCGGTGGTCGCGCTGGGGCTGGTCGGAGCCGCCTACATGGCCGAGATCTACCGGGCGGCGCTGGAGGCCGTGCCCCAGGGGCAGGTCGACGCGGCCGACGCGCTGGCCCTCAGCCGCTGGGACAAGTACCGGCTGGTGCTGCTGCCGAACACGGCGGCGCTGCTGGCGGCGTCCACCGCCTCGTACGCCATCTCCCTGCTCAAGGACAGCGCGCTGGCCTCGCTGCTCTCCGTTGCCGAGCTGACCTTCCGGGCAAACCAGTACCGCCAAGCACTCGGCCAGCCGATCCAGGTCTTCGCCATCGCGTCGGCCTTCTACGTCATTCTCAGCGTGCTCGTGGCCGTGCCTGCCCGCCACGTCGAGCAGCGGATCCTGGAGAGGCACTGATGGACAAGTTGCTCCACGACGTCACCCTGCTGCTCCCGGGGTTCATGACGACCGTCTGGCTCACCGCTCTGACCCTCGCGATGGCACTGCCGCTCGCCGTCGTGATCGCGGTCGGCCTGCGCAGCCGGAGCCGGTGCCTGACCATCCCGCTGATCGTCGTGATCGAGGTGCTCCGGGGCATGCCCGCCCTGGTGACCCTGTACTTCGTCTACTACGGCCTTCCCGCGGTCGAGATCGTGCTCAACGACACCTTGAGCATCTGTGTCGCGTTCGGGCTGACCTTCGTCGCCTACACCGCCCCCATCCTGTCCGCAGCGATCGCGACCGTGCCTCGCCAGCACATCGAGGCAGGGGACGCGCTGGGGCTCTCGCGCTGGACCGTGACCACAAGAATCGTCCTGCCCCAGGCCGTCCGTGCCTCACTCCCCCCGTTGATCTCCTGGACGGTGATCCTTTTCCAGGGAACCTCGCTGGCGAGCGTAGTCGGTGCCTCCGACCTGTTCGCCCGGGCCACGAGCCTCGGCGCCCAGCAGTTCGCCTACACCTACTACATCGTCCTGGCCGCAGTGTTCTACGCCGCGCTCAGCATCCCGTTCCTGGCCCTCGCCGCACACGTGCAGCGACGCCGCGGTGGCCGGGGCCTTCGCGACGCGATGCGATCGCGAGTCCGGCCCTCGAAAGCAGCATCCGCCTGACAGTTGCTCCCCTCTTCACGCAAAGGCAGATACACCATGCTCACACGCGTTTCCGCCACGGCGGCCTGTGTCGCCGTGACCGTTTCGACACTGCTCCTCACCGGATGTGGCGGCTCGGCGAAGAACTCCTCAGGCAAGGTGGCCGCTGACTGCAAGCCCGCGCACACCTTCGGCACCGTGAAGCCGAAGACGCTCACGGTTGGAGTGATCTCCTCGCTGCCGTACTCCTCGGTCAATCCAGTCTCCGGGAAGTGGGAGGGAATCGATGCCGAATTCGGCGCCGCGATAGCGGCGAAGGAATGCCTGACCGTGACCACGGTCGCCGTCAGCGGCGCCGACGCGATCCAGAGCCTGGACTCGGGCAAGGTCGACCTGCTGTCGGCGGGGGCCTACATCACGCCCGAGCGCGGCAGGGTCGTCGGGCAGACAAAGCCTCTTTACTACCAGTACACCGTGGTCGTATCCCGCAACTCCCTCGGCACCGTCGACCAGCTGCGCGGCCACCAGATCGGCGCGCTGTCGGGATCGGCGTACGTCCAACCACTGCGCACCTGGCTCGGGTCGAGCAAAGTCCATGAGTACCCGTCGACCGCGGATCTCCTCGCCGACGTGCAGAACAAGCGGCTCGACGTCGCAGTGACGGCGTCCGGCGAGGCGAAGTACCAACTGGCCAAGGCCGAGTACACCGGGCTCAGGGCGACCCGGTTGGCACCCAGCTCCGCCACCAAGAACCTACAGCCGATCTACGGCGTCAACATGCCCTACAAGAAGTCGAACACCGCCCTTGGCAGCGCGTTGAACGCCGACATCGCGGCATTGCGGGCGGGCGGAACCACTAAGAAGATCCTCACGAAGTGGAAGCAGAACGACCACCTGACGCTGAACGGCAAGTAGTCGGGCGGAATCGGCGCCGGTGGCGACACTGCGACAGAGTGTGTTGCCACCGGTGCGCGGTCGGGCCGGACCACGGTCCTGACACGGAAGGTTGCCGGGAGAGACGCCGCCGGGGGGCGCCTGGAGCCGCCGCCCCAGAACCCCTTGGGACGGTTCCATGCCTCTGTCCTGCCGGGTTTTGGTGAAAGTCTGGTCGATCATGGCCAGGGGGCAGGTGGTTTGGGACCCGCTGCACGCCGAGCCGGCCACCGGAGGTCGCTCAATGCTTGGGCCGGCCTATGCATCGGCACGTAGACGACTGCCGATCAGTCCGCTCACGCAAGCCCGGTAGGCGCACCATCGAGCGCTGAGGCCGGACCAAGTGACTGGCAAAACGTTGGCGCCACTTCCAGCAGGGTGTCGTTGGCCTGCTCACGCCGTCCCGTAGCTCGCCCACAACGGTCTCCTGCAGAAGGCCCGGGTGCCGTCGCAGCAAGTGTCGAGGGGAAGCGTTGACCCAGGCTCACGCAAGACCGGCAGGTGCACCATCGGGGGATGGGCCCGGACCAAGTGATGTGCTGAACCGTGCTGCCACTTCCAGCAGGATGTCGTTGGCGGGAGGTTCGCCGATGGTTGCCCGTACGCCTTCGTCAGCGAATGATCGCACCACGACCCCGGAGCGTTCGCATGCGTGGGCGAAGGCCGCGGCGTGGTGGCCAAGGCGGAGCCAGACAAAGTTGCCCTGCGTTTCGGGCACTGGCCAGCCTTGGGCGATGAGCGCGGTCCGTACTCGGGCGCGTTCGCTGACGAGCGCGTCTACTCGTGCCAGAAGCTCCTGGGAGGCCTGTAGCGATGCGATGGCGGCCTGCTGTGCGACCTGGCTGACTCCGAAAGGAACGGCGGTCTGCCTCAGAGCTGCTGCGACGGGTGTGTGAGCCACTGCGAAGCCGACTCTCATTCCGGCCAGTCCATAGGCCTTCGAGAAGGTCCGCAGCACGGCGACATTGGGCCTGTCCCGATACATTCGGATGCCGTCGGGTGCATCGGTGTCGCGCACGAATTCGCGGTAGGCCTCGTCCAGGACGACGAGTATGTCATCGGGGACGCGGTCGAGGAGCCGCTCCAGTCCTTCTTGGCGCACAATGGTCCCGGTCGGATTGTTGGGATTGCAGATGATGATGGCGCGAGTGCGGTCGGTGACTGCTCCGGCCATGGCGTCCAGGTCGTGGGTTTCGCCGTGGGTGAGGGGGATCTCGACAGGCACCGCTCCGTTGATCCGGGTGATGATCGGGTATGCCTCGAAGGAGCGCCAGGCGTAGATGACTTCGTCGCCGGGATCCGCGACCGCCTGGATGAGCTGCTGGGCCACGCCGACCGATCCCGTTCCGGTGGCGATGTGCGCTTCCGGAACGGCGAGCTGCTTGGCGAGTTCGGCGACGAGTCCGGCGCAGGCCACGTCGGGATAGCGGTTGAGCGACGCAGCTGCGGCCGTCGCGGCCTCGAGCACGCCGGGCAGGGGCGGGTAGGGATTTTCGTTGGAGGACAGCTTGTACGTGGGTGCATCACTGCTGGCGGCGGGCTTACCGGCCCGGTAGGCGGGCACGGTGCGCAAGGCGGTGCGGAGTCTGGGGACCGGGATTGCGTTGGTCATCGTGCGCTCTCTTCCAAAGCGGGGGTGCGCACCGGAACACCGGCTTTGAAGGTGGCTGCGATGCGCTCTTTGTACTCGTTGAAGTCGTAAGGGTCGCCCGTTATCAGGGTCAGGTCTGCCCGCCTGCGCTCAGTGATGGATCCCCGCTCACCGTCCAGGCCGAGCAGCTGGGCGGCGGATGCGGTTGCCGCGTGAAGGACTCGGTGGGGCGCAAGCCCTGCTTGCTGCAGCAACGCCAGTTCGCGCACGTTGTCTCCGTGCGCCACCACACCGCTGTCGGTGCCCATGGCAATACGCACGCCCGCAGCGATGGCACGCCGGACGGACTGCCGGTGCACCTCTTGGAGCGTTCTGGCCTTGTCTTCCACCGCGGCCGGCATCCGCGCGCCCGCGTCGATCGCCTCGACGAGAGAAGTGGCCACCAGAAGCGTGGGGACCAGCCAGGCCCGTTTGTCAAGCAGCAGTTCGATGCATTCGTCGTCGAGGAACACACCGTGCTCGATGGATCGCACGCCGGCCCGCAACGCGTTTTTGATCCCCGCCGCCCCCTGCGCATGTGCCATGACCGACAGGCCGGCTGCAGCCGCCTCGGTCACGCACATGGACAGTTCCTCGGCGCTGAACTGCGGATGCCGGGGGTCGTCGCGAGGGGAGAGAACACCGCCTGTGGCACATACCTTGATCACGTCTGCGCCGGCGCGCACCAGTTCGCGCACGCGGCGGCGCATCTCCTCCGGGCCGTCGACGATCATCTCCGGACGGCCGGGGTGCGCCGCGAACAGGGGAAGGCAGTGACCGCCGACAAGCCAGCCGTCGGTGTGGCCGCCGGTCTGCCCCAGCATGCTCACGGCGATGTGCAGGTCGGGACCGGATATCAGGCCTTCGGCGGCGGCGCGCTTGACCCCTAGGTCGGCGCCTCCCGCATCCCGCACCGTGGTGATGCCGCAGTCCAGCGTCCGTTCCAGGTTCCGCTGCGCCGTGTAGAACTGGTAGGAGAAAGGCTCCTCCAGCCGCTCCAGTACATCGGTGCCGGAGAGCATGACATGGACATGAGCGTCGATGAGTCCGGGCAGCACAGTCAGGCCGGTGGCGTCGAAACCGGTGTCACCGTCGCCTTCGCCGACCGGCGTAACGTCGATGATCAGCCCGTCATCGATGACGATGTCGGCGGGGGACGGCGGTGACCCGGAGCCGTCGAAGACGGTACCCCCATGGATGACTGTGCGCATGTATACGGCCTTTCGGTAGGTGGAGAGCTCAGGCGTCCGGGGCCTGGAGTGGGGCCGGGGCCAGGCGACTCCACGCCATGCCCAGGTGATCAGCCAGCGCTTGAGCGGTGGCTACGTACTCGTCGCTGATAGCCGTGGGCTGGTCCAGGTAGAGCGACAGAACACCCACCACTCGCTCGCCCGACAGCATCGGCAGGGTCAGGAAGGTGACATACCCTTCGGCGCGCACCAGGTCATGGGCCCAGGACATGAGACGGCCGGTGCGGGCGTCGGCTACGAGCACGTGCTGGCGAGTCTCGATGACCTTCTGGACGACGGGCAGACCACGGTGTTCCCGGGCACGGCTGATCGTGGACTGCACGTAGGCCTGGGACAAGCCGCGAGCGCGGGTGCACTGTAGTTCCTTGCCGGACGGGTCGAGGATGGAAGCGAGCGCGCGGTCGGCAGCCAGGCCCTCGGTTGCCAGACGGCAGGCTTCGTCGAGGAGCTCCTCGGCACTGGCAAAGGCGGGGCGCCGCAAGAGGAAGGAGGTGATCTCCTCCGTGGCGATGGCAGGAGTCTCTGCTGCGGCTGTGTCATGCCCTTGGGCCGGGACCTCGGAGATGAGGTGGCACGACTGGGCGGTCCGAACGTCGGGGTTTCCTTCTACCTCCCGCACGAAGAATTCCAGCGCAGTCGCATCGTCGGGGAACGAGGCCAGAACCGTTAGGTCGTAGGCGCCGGTGGACAGGTGCACGCTGTCGACGTCGCTCTTGCGGGCAAGCGTCCGGGCCACGTCGAATCGGTGTCCTGGTTCGGCATGCACGAGGTAGAGCATGCGGCTGGGGCGGTCGTTCTCCGCGACCACCACTTTGAGCCGCACTGCCTTACTGTTGAGCAGCCGGGCGATTCTTGTGCGAACGGTCTTTTCCGAAACGCCGAGCTCGCGTGCGAGAGCTACGTTGCTCATCCGAGCGTCCTGCTCGAGGAGGCGCACGATCTCACGGTCGATGTTGTCCAACATGATGTGAGCTTACCTCCTTCCGCCGATTATCGGACATCCGTGATGAGTTGTTCCCTGATTTCGGATCGTAGGCGCCGATATCAGGAACGGCAAGCAGCAAGCAGTGGCAACTTTCCCGACACCTTCCCTTGACTCCGCCGTTAAGCGGACCTAGCGTCCGGGAGGGCGGACGAGATTCGGACAGTCCGCTCCGAAAATCGGGAGATAGTATGAGGCAAGGACCTTGCGGTCACGGTCGCCTGCACGAGCTTGGCAACGCCTGCTACGCCTGGGTGGCGCACGAAGCGGGATGGGGCTACAGCAACGCCGGCCTCATCGTCGGGGAGTCCAGTTCGCTCCTGGTGGACACTCTGTTCGACCTGAACCTCACTGCTGCGATGCTGGCTGAGATGGCCTCTGTCACCCGCGACAGCCCCATCAGCACGGTGGTCAACACCCACGCCAACGGCGATCACTACTTCGGCAATCAGTTGCTGGGCCATGCCGAGATCATTGCGTCGGTCAACGCGGCGGCTCACATGTCCCAGTCCGACGTGGAATCCCTGCGAGCCGACCTCCAGGCACCGGGCGTGCACGGCGACAACGTGCGCCGCTTGTTCGGCGGGTTCGACTTCGACGGCATCACCATCACCCCGCCGACGCGTACCTTCGAAGGTGAGATCAGGCTCGACATCGGCGGCGTTGAGGTTCACTGCATCACCGTCGGACCGGCGCACACCGACGGGGACATCATCGTGTACGTCCCCTCCGCGCGCACGGTCTACGCCGGTGACCTGCTGTTCATAGGCGCAACGCCGGTTGCCTGGGCCGGGCCGATCTCCGGCTGGGTCAAGGCATGCGACCGCATCCTCGACCTCGAC
This window contains:
- a CDS encoding GAF domain-containing protein — protein: MLDNIDREIVRLLEQDARMSNVALARELGVSEKTVRTRIARLLNSKAVRLKVVVAENDRPSRMLYLVHAEPGHRFDVARTLARKSDVDSVHLSTGAYDLTVLASFPDDATALEFFVREVEGNPDVRTAQSCHLISEVPAQGHDTAAAETPAIATEEITSFLLRRPAFASAEELLDEACRLATEGLAADRALASILDPSGKELQCTRARGLSQAYVQSTISRAREHRGLPVVQKVIETRQHVLVADARTGRLMSWAHDLVRAEGYVTFLTLPMLSGERVVGVLSLYLDQPTAISDEYVATAQALADHLGMAWSRLAPAPLQAPDA
- a CDS encoding MBL fold metallo-hydrolase produces the protein MRQGPCGHGRLHELGNACYAWVAHEAGWGYSNAGLIVGESSSLLVDTLFDLNLTAAMLAEMASVTRDSPISTVVNTHANGDHYFGNQLLGHAEIIASVNAAAHMSQSDVESLRADLQAPGVHGDNVRRLFGGFDFDGITITPPTRTFEGEIRLDIGGVEVHCITVGPAHTDGDIIVYVPSARTVYAGDLLFIGATPVAWAGPISGWVKACDRILDLDVETVVPGHGPVTDKAGVQETQAYLAYVERAATECFNQGRPFEEAVAGIPLGRFGVWSEPGRLVQNVANVYQHLDPAFPRLSHIDVMKRMGDFEADFVPEES